The nucleotide window TCTTGCCGGAGCCGGACACGATGTTGTTCTCGCCGATGCTGATCGTGGCGATGTCGGCGTCCGAGATGCGGATCGCGTTGCCGGCGCCGTTCTGGTCGGCGTCGCCGATGATCTGGACATAGGAGCCGGTGGTGACGTTGACGTTGTCCCAGCCGTGGGCGTGGATCGCGTCGTCGCCAGCGGAGATCACGGTCGGCTGGATCGAGGTTCCGCCGAGCACGTTGACGTAGATATCGCCGGCCCCGAAGGAGCGGTTGGACACCCGGATGCCGTCGTCGACAGCCACCACGGCGCTGGTGGCGCCGATGGTGACAGTCAGATCGCCCGACCCACCGAACTTGTTCGCGACGATGCCGTCATCAAGGGCCTGGACCAGGCTGTTGGTGCCGGTGGTGACGTTGGTCGCCCCCGTGGTGAACAGCGAGGTGACGTTGATGCCGTCATTGCCGGCCAGGATGGCGGAGTTCTCGCCGGTGGTGACGCTGTTGTCGCCGGTGCCGAACAGGTGGGCCGAGGTGATGCCGTTGGTCTGGGCGAAGATGATGCTGTTGAGGCCGGTGGTGACGGAGAGGTTGCCGTCGCCGAAGGCCTTGCCGGCGACGATGCCGGCGAACACCGGTGCGGTGGTGTCGACGAAGGGGTTCGAGCCGATGGTCGAGCCTTCGCCGGTGGTGACGACCACGTTGCCGTCGCCGAAGGCCTGGCCGGCGGTGATGCCGACGCCCGCGGTCAGGATCGAGCTGTTCTTGCCGGTCGTCACCGTCACGGCGTCGCCGCCCGCGGTCGCGCTGTCGCCGAACACCTTCAGGGCCACGATGCCGCCGAGGCCGGCCTTGATGGCGCTGCTCTCGCCGGTGGTCACGCTCACGTTGCCGTCGCCGAACGACTTGGAGGCGATGATGCCGATGTCGTCAGCGGTGATGGTGGTGGAGGCGGCCTGCGCCACCGTCACGTTGCCGTCGCCGAAGAGGGCGTTGGCTTCGATGCCGTTGCCCAAGGCGCTGGTGATGTTGGCGTTGGCGTTCACCGCCACGTCGCCGTTGCCGCCCTTCAGGATGAAGATGCCGTTGTCGGTGGCATCGATGGCGGCGTTGTTGGTCACCGTGACGTTGCTGGTGGAGAAGGTGCCGCTGAGGACCTGGATGCCTTCGTCACCGGCAGTGATCGCCGCGTTGGTGGTGATATCGACGTTGCCGCCGCTCAGGTGGAAGACCGAGATGCCATCGTCGCCGGCATTGATGGTGCCGTTAGCGGTGGTGGTGATGGTGATCGGGGTGACGGACGACGCCGAAGTCCCGATGGCGCTCGCCGCGATGCCGTCGCCGCCGGTCGCAGCGCCAGAGAGGCCGCCGATGGCCGCGTCCACGTCAATGGTGGTGGCGCCGGAATCTCCGACCTTGAAGGTGGCGACACCGATGCCGTCGGACTGGATGGTCCCACCGGCATTGATGTTCACGTCCACCGCGCCGGTGCCGAGATTGCCGGCCAGGATGCCGATCCCGAGGGCCTGAACGTTGGCGTTCACATTGGCCTGGGCAAGGCCGGAACCGAAGGTCACGGCCGCGCCGCCGATGATCGGCGGGTCGATCACGGCATTGACGTTCAGCACGGCGCTGCCGGTGCCGCCGGCGAAGGCAGCCGCGCCGAACAGGCCGTCGGCCGAGATCTTCTGATCGACGTTCACCGTGGTGTCGCCACCGGTGTTGAAGGCGATGATGCCCGAGCCGCCCGCGTCGATCTCGGCCTTGTTGGTCACCGTCACGGTGCCGCCATCGCCGACGATGCCGGCCACGATGCCCTGGGAGCCGGCCGTGATCTTGGCGTTGGTGGTCACGTCGAGCGTGCCCTTGTCGCCGAGGATGCCGGCGGCGATGCCCTGGGAGCCGGCGTTGATGAAGTCGTTGGTGACGACGGTGACCTTGCCGCGGTCTCCGGCGAGACCGGCAATGATGCCCTGGGAGCCGGCGGTGATGCCGGCGTTGGTGGTCACATCGACGATGAAGTCATCGCCGGACGCGCCGGCAAGGATGCCGAAGGTACCCGCGTTGATGACGCCGGCGGTGGTGGTCTCCACCTTCACCGAGCCGGTCTTGCCGGACGCGAGCGCCGTCACGCCGAAGCCGGTGACGTCGATGGTGTTGTCCACCTTCACGCTGGTGGTCGCGATATTGCTGGCATCGGCCGACGCAAGGATACCGGCCGCCGAGTTGTTGATGACGCCGTACTGCTCGACCGTGCTGGTGGCATTCTTGCCGCCGCCCTGCGCCGTGGCGAGGCCGGTGATGGCGACGCCCGCGCCGCCGCTCACCGGGCCGTAGGTGTCGATGGTGCTGGTGGCGTTGCCGAAGACGCTCTCGGTGGACGCGAAGATGCCGCCCAGGCCGCCGCTGGTGGTGCCCGCGGAGGTGATGCTGGTGGTGGTGGTCTGGTCGATGACGGACTTGACGCCGATGCCGACGCCGGAGGCGCTGCTGACGATGCCGTTGGTGTTGACCGTGACGTTGCCGCCGGCGCTGGTCTTGTTGATCGCGATGCCGGCGAGGCCGCCGGACACGGTGGTGCCGCCGGCGGTGTTCACGTCGACGTTGCCGGTGGCAGCGGAGTCACTGTTGATAAGGACGCCGAAGCCGAGGGGGCCGCCGGTGGCCTGCGTGGCGCCGCCGAGCGTGACGTTCACGTCATCGCCGCCCTGCACCAGGTTCAGGCCGGCAAGGGCGCCGGAAAGGTTGGCGTTGCCGGTGGTGGAAACGGTGATGACCTCGTCGGCGGAGCCGTAGAGGCCGGAGCTCACCAGCGGCAGGGTGCCCTTCGCCGTGCCGGAGAAGTTGGTGACGGTGAGGTCGCCGTTGTCGGTGGTGAGGGCGAGGCCGGCGACGCCGCCGGTCGCCGAGCCGGAGAAGTTCTTGACTTCGATGTCGCCCTGGGCGGTCTGGGCCAGGATGCCCGCGCCCAGCGTGCCCGTCGCGGTGCCCTGGAAATTGTTCACCTTGATATTGCCGACGACGCTGGCCGACAGGTCGAGGCCGTTCACGAGGCCGGTCACCTGGGCGTTGGCGCCGAAATTGTTGGCGGTGATGTTGCCGCTCTTCGTCTGCGCCTGGATGCCGTCGTACAGCAGGCCGGTCGAAGTGCCGGTGAAGCCGGACAGGTTGATGTTGCCGACCTTGGTGGAGACATTGATGCCCGTGACGCCGCCCTGGGCCGAGCTGGCGAAATTCTTGACGCTGATGTCGCCGAGATCGCTCTCAAGCTTCATGCCGTTGACAAGGCCGGAAATATAGGGTGCGGAACCCGAAGCCGGCGCGGTGAAGTTGTCCGCGGTGATGTCGCCGCCTGCCGTAGCGGAGATGCCATCGCCCAGCACGCCGGTGGCCTTGCCCTTGAAGCCGGTGAGGTCGATCTGGTCGTCGGCCACGATGACGAGGCCGTTGACGCCGCCCGAAGTCGTGCTCGAGAAATTCGTGATGGTCACGTCACCGTTCGTGGCGGTGTACGACATGCCGTTCAGCAAGCCGGCGGAGGTGGTCGTCCCCGAGGTATTGACGATGATGTTGTTGTCGGCCGTACCGACAATGCCAAAGCCGCCGACGTTCGCGCCGTTGGTCAGGTTGACCGTGAGGTTGTTGCCGGCGGTGCCGATGACGCCGACGCCGTTGGCCGAGTTGCAGTTCAGCGTGGCATTGCCGAACAGGTTGATCGCGTTGTTGCAAGCCGCTTCAGCCGCGGTCGGCACCAGGAGTGCGCCCACGGCGAGTGCCGGAACCAGCGCCGAGCTGAGGAGAAGGGCGCGGGTGCGCCGGTGGCGCAGGGAGAGCTCCCCAGAAGCGCCCGAAAGGATGGTGCCGCCCGTATTGGCCATCTGAACCCCCAGTAATCGGCCGGTGCCCTGAACCAGCCGGAAAAACATTGCTTCGGTCGCGTTGCGGCGCTTTGACCACGATGCGACCCTTGGATGCCGATGCGCTTAGGGCACCATGCAACTCCTGCGAACTTATCCAGCGTACGCAATCGCCGCTCCGCAGTCAGCGACTCATTGCTACTCAAAATGCGAACTTGTTCATATTCGTCGGGTGTGTTGCAGTTTTGCACGAAACGGCAAATATAATTGCTATTACAAAATGATAAGTCGGGTTTTCGGACGCCATTCCAGCGCATGATACCTTGGGGCAGTTTCGCTGACGCAAGTTAAAGGGAGGTAATAAAATACCACTATTTGCATTTACACTCTATTTGTATTGTTCTCCGCTGCGGCATGGGGAGCGGCCGCCGGGTCATGAACAGCACAACCAAAGCGGGAAAGCACAACAACATAAGTATTGGTGAAAATGCGGTGCAGAATATTGCGCTCGCATTCCCTTTAGTTGCCTTGGGAGGCGCTGGTCTCAACACGGATGGTGAACAATCCAAGGAGGAAACGGCTTCCCCGTTCCAGGCCACGGCCCTGCATACAGTTGCGATTATTGGCGGAAAGGCGGAGGTTTCCGGCAATTTTCACGTCGCCTCGTCGCCGGAGCCGGGGGTTTTCATCGGCAGGTGTTTCGAATCTGCCACGGTGCGTATCGATGACATGCAACCGGTCGCCATCGAGGCCGGCCGGGCCTTCCTCGGGGTGGTCGCGCGGGAGGCCGAGCTGCAGTACGCGGCCGGCGAGGTGACCCTGGTGCTGCTCCCGCGCCAGGTGCTGAAGCTCGCCGACGCGCTCAAGGCGGTGCCGTTCGGGGTTTCGGCCGGGCCCGACCCGGCGCTGGATATCCTGGTCTCGCACGCCGCGGGGCTTCTTGGCCGCACGCTGCCGCCCGCCCTGGCCCTGTTCTGCGAAAGCGCGCTGCTCGGCCTCCTCGCCTTCGCCGCCGGACCCGGCGGCAGCGCCCCTGCGCGCGGGCCGGACGGCCGGGATGCGCTCTACCAGGAGATCCTGCTCGACATCGCCGCCAATTGCAGCCGGCACGATTTCGGCGTGTCGCAGGTGGCGCAGCGCCACAAGATCAATGTGCGCACCCTGCAGAAGATGTTCCAGCAGCACGGTGTGACCCTGAAGGAACACCTCACCTGGTCGCGCCTGCAACTCGCCCGCAGCGCCCTGGCCGATCCCGCCAACGCGGGCAAGAAGGTGTCCGACATCGCGTTCGAGGCCGGCTTCAACGACATCGCCACCTTCAACCGGCTGTTCCGCAGAAGCTTCGGGCGCACGCCCTCGTCCCTGCGCCAGCGCGACGGCGGGTCGTGACCGGGGGCCGTTCCAGGGCGTTGCGGGTGGGGTGTCGGCGCCGCCTCCACCGGGACGCGATGGCCCGCTGACCGGGCGCGGCCCCGGTGGCCGGGTCGCAGCTCACGGCAGTCTCGCCCGAGGCGGCGCCCTGCCAGGCGCCTTGGATGACGGAGTGCGTCCGCATGGCGGTGACGGGTTCGTGCCCGGTCCTCCCCGCCGTTGGCCGGCTTCAAGTCGCGCCCTGGCCGGCCTTCAGCGCGGCCTCGCGCAGGCCGGTGAGGGTGGCGGACGGCGTGATGGCTTCGGGATCGATGACCAGCTCCAGCAACGCCGGCTTGTTCCGGTCCGCCGCGAAGGCGCGGGCGCGATTAAATGCCTCGGCGAAGGCCGCCGTCTCCTCCACCCGCTCGCCAAAGGCGCCATAGGCCCGCGCCAGGGCAGGAAAGTCGGGGTTCTCCAGCGTGGTGGCGAACACCCGGCCGGGATATTCCCTCTCCTGGTGCATGCGGATGGAGCCATAGATGCCGTTGTTCACCAGCAGCACCACCACGCCGGCGCCGTACTGGCAGCCGGTGGCCAGTTCCTGCCCGCTCATCTGGAAGCAGCCGTCGCCGGCAAAGCAGATCACGTCCCGTGCCGGCTGGTGCAGCTTGGCGGCGATGGCGGCCGGCAGGCCGTAGCCCATGGCGCCGGAGGTGGGAGCAAGCTGGGTGCGGAAGCCGCCGTAGCGGTGGAACCTGTGCACCCAGATGGCGTAGTTGCCGGCGCCGTTGGTGAGGATGGCATCCCTGGGCAGGCTCTCGCGCAGGTGCACCATCACCGCGCCGAGATCGAGCCGGCCCGGCATGGCGCCGGGGGTCTGGTCGGCGAGATAGTCGGCGCGGGCGGCCTTCACGGCGGCGCTCCACGGCGCGTGCCAGCCGGCGGCGCCCCTGGGCTTCAGCGCGGCGGCAGCGGCGGCGAACTCGGGCATGCCGGCGTTGATGGGAAGGTCCGCCTGATAGACCCGGCCCAGTTCCAGCGGGTCGGCATGGACATGGACGAAGCGCTGCGCCGGGCGCGGCAGCTCGAACAGGGTGTAGCCGGCGGTGGTGGTCTCGCCGAGGCGGGGGCCGATAGCGACGATCAGGTCGGCAGCGCGGATGCGGGCCACCAGCTTGGGGTTCGGCCCGAGCCCCGCATGGCCCACATAATTGGGGTGGTGGTTGTCGAGGATGTCCTGGCGGCGGAAGGCCGCCGCCACCGGCAGGTCGAAGTCCTCCACGAAATGCTGGAAGTCGCGGCAGGCCCTGGCGCTCCATCCGCCGCCGCCGACGATGACGAGGGGCCGTTCGCTGGCCTCCAGCATGGCGGTGAGGCGGTTAAGGTCGTCCGCACCGGGATGGGCGGCGATGCGCTTGTACGCCTGCGCGTCCGCCACCTGCGCCGAGGCGCCCAGCACGTCCTCGGGCAGGGCCACCACCACCGGGCCGGGGCGGCCGGAAACCGCCACATGGAAGGCACGGGAGACCAGCTCGGGCAGGCGCTCCGGCCGGTCCACCTCCACCACCCACTTGGCCATGCCGCCGAACATGGCGGGATAATCCACCTCCTGCCACGCCTCGCGGCCGCGGATGGCGGTGTCCACCTGCCCGATGAAGAGGATGAGCGGGGTGGAATCCTGCGCGGCGGTGTGGATGCCGATGGCGGCATGGCTTGCGCCCGGCCCGCGCGTGACGAAGCAGATGCCGGGCCGTCCGGTGAGCTTGCCGTAGGCCTCCGCCATGTTGGCCGCCGCGGCCTCGTGGCGGGTCACGATGGTCCGGATGCGGCCGGTGGCCCCCGCGAGGGCGTCGATGGCGGGCAGGAAGCTCTCGCCGGGCAGGCAATAGACCGTGTCGACGCCATGGATCTTCAGCGCGTCCACCAGGATCTCGCCGCCGGAGCGGATGTTCGCGGAATGCTGCATTGTCTGGCCCGTGCAGGGAAGGGAGGGCCTGCTCCGGATGAGGGACACCGGCGCAGGCTTCAACTTTAGCGGAAATTGCCCTTGGTCTCCGGCACCATGCGCGTGCCCCTGAGGTCGAGCCGGCGTCGGGTTGGCCCGCGACACGGGCGTGGGCCTTCCGCCAATGGCGAAGTCACCAAGGAAGCCACCAGGACGGTGCGGCGCTCCAGCGCTCTCATGGAATCTGCGGCGGGGCGCCTCACGCCAAGGCTTTACCGGCGTGAGTGGTCTTCAGCCCACGGGCGTGAAGGTGACGGCGAGCGCGGTCATGTCGTCGAACTGCGGCGCTGCCCCCGAATGGGCGGCGGCCGTGTCGAGCAATGTGGCGAGGAAAGCCTCGGCCGGCAGGTGCAGCGCGCGCGTCGCCGCCGCTTCCAACCGCGCGTCGCCGAACGAGACCTCGTCCAGGTTGATGGCATCGGTCAGGCCGTCGGAGAACAGGAACAGCCGGTCACCCGGGGCAAGACGGCTTGAGACGGCGCGGGGCTTCATCCCCTCCAGGATGGCAAGCGCCATGCCGGTGGCCGCCGGGCGCTCGATGGCGCCGTCCGCGCGCAGGATCATCGCGTCGGTGTGGCCGCAATTGCAGTAGGTGAGATCGCCGGTCTCAAGGTCGATCACGGCACAGAACAGGGTGACGAACATGTCCTCCCCGTTGGTGGCGCACAGGAGGTCGTTCACCGTGGCCACCGCGGTGGAGAGATCCGCCTCCCGTCGCAGCACCATGCGCAGGGCGGTCTGGGTGGCGCTCATGAACAGGGCGGCGGGGGTGCCCTTGCCGGCCACGTCGCCGAGACTGACCATCAGGTGGCGGGCATCGATGAGGAAATAATCGTAGAAATCGCCGCCCACGTCCTTGGCCGGACGCATGGCGGCGGCGATGTCGGCGCGCCCGCCGAGCACATCCGCCGCAAGCGGCAGCGGCAGCATGGAACGCTGGATGGCGGCGGCATTGGCCATCTCGCGTCGCTCCGCCACCCGCGTCATGATGGCCTCGGCGAGGCGGCGGAAGGAGTGGGAGAAATCCACCAGTTCCGGCAGGGGATTGCGCAGCTCGTCCAGCAGCTTCAGGTCGAACTCGCGGCGCTCCAGCGCGT belongs to Xanthobacter autotrophicus Py2 and includes:
- a CDS encoding thiamine pyrophosphate protein domain protein TPP-binding (PFAM: thiamine pyrophosphate protein domain protein TPP-binding; thiamine pyrophosphate protein central region; thiamine pyrophosphate protein TPP binding domain protein~KEGG: bms:BRA0945 acetolactate synthase large subunit); its protein translation is MQHSANIRSGGEILVDALKIHGVDTVYCLPGESFLPAIDALAGATGRIRTIVTRHEAAAANMAEAYGKLTGRPGICFVTRGPGASHAAIGIHTAAQDSTPLILFIGQVDTAIRGREAWQEVDYPAMFGGMAKWVVEVDRPERLPELVSRAFHVAVSGRPGPVVVALPEDVLGASAQVADAQAYKRIAAHPGADDLNRLTAMLEASERPLVIVGGGGWSARACRDFQHFVEDFDLPVAAAFRRQDILDNHHPNYVGHAGLGPNPKLVARIRAADLIVAIGPRLGETTTAGYTLFELPRPAQRFVHVHADPLELGRVYQADLPINAGMPEFAAAAAALKPRGAAGWHAPWSAAVKAARADYLADQTPGAMPGRLDLGAVMVHLRESLPRDAILTNGAGNYAIWVHRFHRYGGFRTQLAPTSGAMGYGLPAAIAAKLHQPARDVICFAGDGCFQMSGQELATGCQYGAGVVVLLVNNGIYGSIRMHQEREYPGRVFATTLENPDFPALARAYGAFGERVEETAAFAEAFNRARAFAADRNKPALLELVIDPEAITPSATLTGLREAALKAGQGAT
- a CDS encoding outer membrane autotransporter barrel domain (TIGRFAM: outer membrane autotransporter barrel domain~PFAM: Autotransporter beta- domain protein~KEGG: ddi:DDBDRAFT_0215928 hypothetical protein), with amino-acid sequence MFFRLVQGTGRLLGVQMANTGGTILSGASGELSLRHRRTRALLLSSALVPALAVGALLVPTAAEAACNNAINLFGNATLNCNSANGVGVIGTAGNNLTVNLTNGANVGGFGIVGTADNNIIVNTSGTTTSAGLLNGMSYTATNGDVTITNFSSTTSGGVNGLVIVADDQIDLTGFKGKATGVLGDGISATAGGDITADNFTAPASGSAPYISGLVNGMKLESDLGDISVKNFASSAQGGVTGINVSTKVGNINLSGFTGTSTGLLYDGIQAQTKSGNITANNFGANAQVTGLVNGLDLSASVVGNIKVNNFQGTATGTLGAGILAQTAQGDIEVKNFSGSATGGVAGLALTTDNGDLTVTNFSGTAKGTLPLVSSGLYGSADEVITVSTTGNANLSGALAGLNLVQGGDDVNVTLGGATQATGGPLGFGVLINSDSAATGNVDVNTAGGTTVSGGLAGIAINKTSAGGNVTVNTNGIVSSASGVGIGVKSVIDQTTTTSITSAGTTSGGLGGIFASTESVFGNATSTIDTYGPVSGGAGVAITGLATAQGGGKNATSTVEQYGVINNSAAGILASADASNIATTSVKVDNTIDVTGFGVTALASGKTGSVKVETTTAGVINAGTFGILAGASGDDFIVDVTTNAGITAGSQGIIAGLAGDRGKVTVVTNDFINAGSQGIAAGILGDKGTLDVTTNAKITAGSQGIVAGIVGDGGTVTVTNKAEIDAGGSGIIAFNTGGDTTVNVDQKISADGLFGAAAFAGGTGSAVLNVNAVIDPPIIGGAAVTFGSGLAQANVNANVQALGIGILAGNLGTGAVDVNINAGGTIQSDGIGVATFKVGDSGATTIDVDAAIGGLSGAATGGDGIAASAIGTSASSVTPITITTTANGTINAGDDGISVFHLSGGNVDITTNAAITAGDEGIQVLSGTFSTSNVTVTNNAAIDATDNGIFILKGGNGDVAVNANANITSALGNGIEANALFGDGNVTVAQAASTTITADDIGIIASKSFGDGNVSVTTGESSAIKAGLGGIVALKVFGDSATAGGDAVTVTTGKNSSILTAGVGITAGQAFGDGNVVVTTGEGSTIGSNPFVDTTAPVFAGIVAGKAFGDGNLSVTTGLNSIIFAQTNGITSAHLFGTGDNSVTTGENSAILAGNDGINVTSLFTTGATNVTTGTNSLVQALDDGIVANKFGGSGDLTVTIGATSAVVAVDDGIRVSNRSFGAGDIYVNVLGGTSIQPTVISAGDDAIHAHGWDNVNVTTGSYVQIIGDADQNGAGNAIRISDADIATISIGENNIVSGSGKSWSNAVISVRSDDATNITVGANSTVASWSFFNGDLITAASDIVIDTDVGATTINNYGTIIGRVGLTGNDDIFNNFSSNTWVTVGNNYFGGGNDTVNNPGRIVTALQGAVAETTSFYSLETFNNGDAAYVGAGLLDLRDEAPGQIAWNGARDVTYVSGVFNGVGNSAVGLDTFVGAAGSTSDILQVGGRDVNGNDIVGLVTPGQTQLVIHDVNTGAGAWNLAGIKVVDVVDPTGVTYGKNTPGETASFVISSASTNYSSKFGGVIDKGLFFYDLVAIGNDQYLVGLPDQEVFELPKLVTGAQAIWQETTGVWLDRQADLRTYLQGTTTTLVTKEGIKTVNGAPASVTPGVWGKVIGSWGSRDASDNYAAYGRAYGFDTGYNQNIYGFMAGADFGKEGVFNSNDAVVFGVLGGYVASDLNFSGSPSTANYTGGTVGVYATYLNNNWFLDALFKADFLSMDYQAPTLVGAGYFGQSPDAKNYGFVVDTGYRFYKWGTSGFVDGLATLSYVNTNISNLSIVPGTLVDFGNNDSLRGAIGARVGATAYDAATYRIEASLTGRLWYEFLGDNAVTIYNPGVPFTTVDSFNGLFGEVGLGLNYFAKDSGWNGFTNADIKFGESYVAGSAKGGVRYQW
- a CDS encoding helix-turn-helix- domain containing protein AraC type (PFAM: helix-turn-helix- domain containing protein AraC type~KEGG: bja:blr3864 transcriptional regulatory protein), whose translation is MQNIALAFPLVALGGAGLNTDGEQSKEETASPFQATALHTVAIIGGKAEVSGNFHVASSPEPGVFIGRCFESATVRIDDMQPVAIEAGRAFLGVVAREAELQYAAGEVTLVLLPRQVLKLADALKAVPFGVSAGPDPALDILVSHAAGLLGRTLPPALALFCESALLGLLAFAAGPGGSAPARGPDGRDALYQEILLDIAANCSRHDFGVSQVAQRHKINVRTLQKMFQQHGVTLKEHLTWSRLQLARSALADPANAGKKVSDIAFEAGFNDIATFNRLFRRSFGRTPSSLRQRDGGS
- a CDS encoding cyclic nucleotide-binding protein (PFAM: cyclic nucleotide-binding; Stage II sporulation E family protein~SMART: protein phosphatase 2C domain protein~KEGG: sus:Acid_4295 response regulator receiver modulated serine phosphatase), with product MPPLTLRQDEAPRLDPEEVSSATAMMARHPYFADFPPAVLAALIAGGEKMVVPPGTRLIQRGDTDTFALLVVEGTAVVTIDTPYAHVELAHLAAPAVIGEIAAFTGVARTAHVDAATQLTAIRLPAEALEAAGRAHPALLSAVMRQFGSRFETFNRVFGFYANALNALERREFDLKLLDELRNPLPELVDFSHSFRRLAEAIMTRVAERREMANAAAIQRSMLPLPLAADVLGGRADIAAAMRPAKDVGGDFYDYFLIDARHLMVSLGDVAGKGTPAALFMSATQTALRMVLRREADLSTAVATVNDLLCATNGEDMFVTLFCAVIDLETGDLTYCNCGHTDAMILRADGAIERPAATGMALAILEGMKPRAVSSRLAPGDRLFLFSDGLTDAINLDEVSFGDARLEAAATRALHLPAEAFLATLLDTAAAHSGAAPQFDDMTALAVTFTPVG